In Hevea brasiliensis isolate MT/VB/25A 57/8 chromosome 13, ASM3005281v1, whole genome shotgun sequence, a single genomic region encodes these proteins:
- the LOC110671920 gene encoding uncharacterized protein LOC110671920 — protein sequence MEGSSSQPSDSNPTVNGASRFLSNLPSRGFLSSTVLSSNPGGMRVYICEHDTLPPEGQEIKTNQTNILIRSLQLKKQKGDSSSKDMKGVTAAEGSRKRAPERVQDGRASAKRSNSQTGSRQEGSDSRAGDRDLYSLTVERLRALLKERGLSPRGKKDELVARLRNLNG from the exons ATGGAGGGTTCGTCTTCTCAGCCGTCCGATTCAAATCCTACGGTTAATGGCGCTTCCAGATTCCTCTCTAATCTTCCTTCTCGGGGCTTCTTGTCCTCTACCGTTCTCTCTTCAAATCCG GGTGGGATGCGAGTCTACATCTGTGAGCATGATACATTGCCTCCAG AGGGCCAAGAGATAAAGACTAATCAAACAAACATATTGATTAGATCGCTTCAGCTTAAGAAACAAAAGGGTGATTCCAGTTCAAAGGATATGAAGGGAGTAACTGCAGCAGAGGGTTCTAGAAAGCG TGCTCCAGAAAGGGTTCAGGATGGCAGGGCTTCAGCTAAAAGAAGCAATAGTCAAACTGGTTCTCGGCAAG AGGGATCTGATAGCCGAGCAGGTGATAGGGACTTGTACAGTTTGACAGTAGAAAGGCTTCGTGCTCTTCTGAAGGAGCGGGGTCTTTCACCCAGAGGAAAGAAG GATGAACTGGTTGCAAGGTTGAGAAATTTAAATGGTTAA
- the LOC110671886 gene encoding SNF1-related protein kinase regulatory subunit gamma-1, giving the protein MATLQMVREREVEETQERSPRSPEADLGMKVEDLWDVQEPQLSPTEKLNACFESIPVSAFPSANSSQVVEIKSDTSLAEAVKILADNKILSAPVVDVDAPEDATWMDRYLGVVEFAGIAVWILHQSEPPSPRSQSSGTALAVAANGLTNAAGLGTLGPEDASATSGNFFEALTSSEFYKSMKVRDISGSFRWAPFLALQKSNSFLTMLLLLSKYKMKSVPVVDPGEGKIDNIITQSAVIHMLAECAGLQWFESWGTKKLSEIGLPSMSLNQIVKVHEEEPVLQAFKLMRKKRIGAIPVVESDGKRAVGNISLRDVQFLLTAPEIYHDYRSITAKNFLTAVRSYLKEHHETSPMVNGMITCTKDHTIKELILKLDSKKVHRIYVVDDAGNLEGVITLRDIISRLVHEPPGYFGDFFDGVLPLPQNSRV; this is encoded by the exons ATGGCGACGTTGCAgatggtgagagagagagaggtggaggAGACGCAGGAGAGGAGTCCAAGGAGTCCAGAGGCCGACCTCGGGATGAAAGTTGAGGATTTGTGGGATGTGCAGGAGCCGCAGCTCAGTCCAACTGAGAAGCTCAACGCTTGTTTCGAGAGTATCCCTGTCTCTGCCTTCCCATCTGCGAATTCCTCTCAAG TGGTCGAAATCAAATCAGACACGAGTCTAGCAGAGGCCGTGAAAATACTAGCGGATAACAAAATATTAAGCGCACCGGTGGTGGATGTTGATGCACCTGAGGATGCCACTTGGATGGACAGATACCTCGGCGTTGTTGAGTTCGCCGGAATTGCTGTGTGGATTTTGCATCAG TCAGAACCTCCATCTCCTAGGAGTCAAAGCTCTGGAACAGCTCTTGCAGTGGCGGCTAATGGATTGACTAATGCTGCAGGGCTTGGGACCTTAGGCCCTGAAGATGCTTCAGCAACTTCTGGAAACTTTTTTGAGGCTTTGACTTCTTCTGAGTTCTATAAAAGCATGAAG GTTCGAGACATCTCTGGATCATTCCGGTGGGCACCATTTCTTGCTTTACAGAAATCCAACTCCTTTTTGACGATGCTCTTGTTGctttcaaaatacaaaatgaagAGTGTTCCTGTTGTTGATCCGGGTGAAGGGAAGATTGATAACATAATCACACAGTCTGCTGTTATTCACATGCTAGCAGAATGTGCTGGGCTTCAATGGTTTGAAAGCTGGGGAACAAAGAAACTTTCAGAAATTGGTCTTCCCTCCATGTCTCTTAATCAAATTGTCAAG GTGCATGAGGAGGAACCGGTTCTCCAAGCCTTTAAGCTGATGAGAAAAAAGAGAATTGGAGCAATACCTGTTGTTGAAAGTGATGGTAAAAGGGCAGTGGGCAATATAAGTCTAAGAGATGTTCAGTTCCTGTTAACTGCACCTGAGATCTACCATGATTACAG GTCTATAACTGCAAAGAACTTTTTGACGGCAGTTAGAAGCTACTTGAAGGAGCATCATGAAACCTCACCAATGGTGAATGGCATGATTACATGCACAAAAGACCACACCATTAAAGAATTGATTCTGAAACTTGATTCCAAAAAAGTTCATCGAATATATGTTGTGGATGATGCTGGGAATCTGGAAGGAGTGATCACTCTGAGAGACATCATCTCAAGGCTTGTACATGAGCCTCCTGGCTACTTTGGTGATTTCTTTGATGGAGTGCTGCCTTTGCCCCAGAACAGTAGAGTTTAA
- the LOC110671854 gene encoding exocyst complex component EXO70B1 yields MATTTTTSLGGGADDRVLATAQQIVKSLNTTKNVREDMLLIFSSFDNRLSNITDLIKEESNSQSRLDVAEKVILRWDSARHSAPTWDEAPEEAAEYLTAVDEILDLLDELSIRSDNEIIDRAETAVQVAMSRLEEEFRHLLIRNTVPLDAERLYGSIRRVSLSFVSNEGEIGEEFESFGEIDNESTCFHERGGSLGDDVCVDLINSESVEDLKMIAERMIRSGYEKECVQVYSNVRRDALDECLGILGVEKLSIEEVQKIDWKTLDEKMKKWTQAVKIGIRVLLAGEKRLCDYIFNGSDSAKEICFNETAKGCVMQLLNFGEAVSIARKSSEKLFRILDMYDTLADVFPDLQSMVTDELVCSEAKGVLAGLADAAKGTFAEFENAVQSETSKKPMLNGEIHPLTRYVMNYVKLVVDYNDTLNSLLENDEDESSDLRNDDVESTTTPIARRLLGLLSTLESNLEEKSRLYEDGAMHSIFLMNNILYIVQKVKDSELIKLVGDQWVRKRRGQIRQYATAYLRAAWTKALFCLKDEGIGGSSNNASKVALKDRFKNFNACFEDVYRIQTGWKVPDPQLREELRISISEKVIPAYRAFLGRFGSQLDSGRHSGKYIKYTAEDLENYLLDLFEGTPLVLHHMRRKSS; encoded by the coding sequence ATGGCCACCACTACTACCACCAGTCTAGGCGGCGGCGCTGACGATCGGGTCTTGGCCACGGCGCAGCAGATCGTCAAGAGCCTCAACACGACCAAGAACGTCAGGGAGGATATGCTTCTGATCTTCTCCAGCTTTGATAACCGCTTATCCAATATAACCGATTTGATCAAAGAGGAATCGAATTCGCAGTCCAGATTGGATGTCGCTGAGAAGGTTATTCTCCGTTGGGATTCCGCCCGCCACTCTGCCCCAACTTGGGATGAAGCGCCCGAAGAAGCCGCTGAATATCTTACTGCTGTCGACGAAATTCTCGACTTGTTGGATGAGTTGTCTATCCGGTCTGATAACGAGATCATTGACCGGGCCGAGACTGCTGTCCAGGTCGCTATGTCGAGGCTCGAGGAAGAGTTTCGTCACCTCTTGATAAGGAACACTGTTCCTCTTGATGCGGAGCGGTTGTACGGATCTATAAGGCGAGTATCGCTCTCCTTTGTATCCAATGAAGGGGAAATCGGTGAGGAATTTGAGAGTTTCGGAGAGATTGATAATGAGAGCACGTGTTTTCATGAGCGAGGAGGGAGTTTGGGTGACGATGTATGTGTGGATTTGATAAATAGCGAGTCCGTGGAGGACCTCAAAATGATTGCAGAGAGGATGATTCGATCAGGCTACGAAAAGGAATGCGTTCAAGTTTATAGTAATGTTCGCAGAGATGCTTTGGATGAGTGTTTGGGGATTTTGGGAGTTGAGAAACTGAGTATAGAAGAGGTCCAGAAAATTGACTGGAAAACTTTGGATGAGAAGATGAAGAAATGGACACAGGCTGTTAAGATTGGAATCAGGGTTCTTTTGGCGGGAGAGAAGAGGCTTTGTGATTATATTTTCAACGGGTCTGATTCGGCTAAGGAGATTTGTTTTAATGAGACTGCAAAGGGGTGTGTGATGCAGTTGTTAAATTTTGGGGAGGCTGTGTCAATTGCGAGGAAGTCCTCAGAGAAGCTGTTTAGGATTTTGGACATGTATGACACATTGGCAGATGTTTTCCCAGATTTGCAGTCGATGGTTACAGATGAGTTGGTGTGTAGTGAGGCGAAGGGAGTACTGGCTGGATTGGCAGATGCTGCAAAAGGGACTTTTGCAGAGTTTGAGAATGCTGTCCAGAGCGAGACTTCCAAGAAGCCTATGCTTAATGGGGAGATTCATCCTCTTACTCGTTATGTCATGAATTACGTGAAATTGGTTGTGGATTACAACGATACACTGAATTCCCTTCTGGAGAATGATGAGGATGAATCCAGTGATTTGCGAAATGATGATGTAGAGAGCACAACAACTCCTATAGCAAGGAGATTGCTGGGTTTATTATCAACTCTGGAGTCAAATCTTGAGGAGAAATCAAGACTGTATGAGGATGGTGCTATGCACTCTATATTTCTGATGAATAATATTCTGTATATAGTGCAGAAGGTCAAGGACTCAGAACTTATCAAGCTTGTGGGAGATCAGTGGGTTCGCAAACGCCGGGGCCAGATTCGCCAATATGCTACAGCTTATCTTAGGGCTGCTTGGACTAAGGCCTTGTTTTGTTTGAAGGATGAAGGGATTGGTGGGAGCTCCAATAATGCCTCCAAAGTTGCTTTGAAGGACAGGTTCAAGAATTTCAATGCGTGCTTTGAGGACGTATATAGAATTCAGACAGGTTGGAAGGTTCCAGATCCTCAGCTTCGTGAAGAGCTTCGAATATCTATTTCTGAAAAAGTTATACCAGCTTACCGAGCTTTTTTGGGAAGGTTTGGGAGTCAGCTAGATAGTGGAAGGCATTCTGGTAAATACATAAAGTATACAGCGGAGGATTTAGAGAATTACTTACTGGATTTGTTTGAAGGGACACCTCTTGTTCTTCACCACATGAGAAGAAAAAGTTCATAG
- the LOC110671876 gene encoding pentatricopeptide repeat-containing protein At5g50390, chloroplastic: MKKGGHEASLKTTPGSSLLIPLLCYRSVSLDQIRSSCSLPSSVSDYRCFIKQKTLSSVYRFSLNRRKWRNPFAKIRCCSLHRGLQPRPKPKPSKFDADVEEETDLRDTPKKKPSARVCSQLEKLVLYGRYREALELFEIFEQYGGFDMGSSTYDALVSACIGLRSIPGVKRVFNYMMSNGFEPDQYMRNRILLMHVKCGMMIHARKWFDEMHERNLVSWNTIIAGHVDTGDYVEAFRLFLIMWEEFSDAGSRTFATMIQASAGLGLISAGKQLHSCTLKMGVGDDIFVSCALIDMYSKCGSIEDAHYVFDEMPEKTTVGWNTIIAGYALHGYSEEALDMYYDMRDSGVRMDHFTFSIIVRICARLASLDYAKQAHAALVRHVFGSDIVANTALVDFYSKWGRIEDARNVFNKMPCKNVISWNALIAGYGNHGRGDDAIELFELMLRQRMRPNHVTFLAVLSACSYSGLSEHGWEIFQAMGRDYTVKPRAMHYACMIELLGREGLLDEAFALIRGAPFKPTANMWAALLTACRVHQNLELGKFAAEKLYGMEPEKLNNYIVLLNIYNSSGKLKEAAAVIQTLRRKGLRMLPACSWIEVNKETNVFHSGDKSHAQRKEIYQKVDYLMKEIAKHGYVPENKTLLPDVDEQEQRILSYHSEKLAIAFGLINTPYWVPLQIVQGHRLCSDCHKAIKLIAMVTRREIVVKDASRFHHFKDGNCSCGDYW, translated from the exons ATGAAGAAGGGAGGACACGAAGCATCGTTAAAGACAACACCGGGCAGCTCTCTCCTC ATTCCACTGTTGTGTTACCGAAGTGTCTCATTGGATCAAATTCGGAGTAGTTGTAGCTTGCCTTCCTCTGTCTCAGATTACAGGTGTTTTATTAAGCAGAAAACTTTATCTTCTGTGTATCGTTTTTCTTTAAATAGAAGAAAATGGAGGAATCCCTTCGCCAAGATTCGGTGTTGTTCACTGCATCGAGGGCTACAACCACGCCCTAAGCCGAAACCTTCAAAATTTGACGCTGATGTAGAAGAAGAAACTGATTTGCGAGATACCCCAAAAAAAAAGCCCAGTGCCAGAGTTTGTAGTCAGTTAGAGAAATTAGTTCTTTATGGAAGGTACAGAGAGGCACTTGAGTTGTTTGAGATCTTTGAGCAGTATGGTGGGTTTGATATGGGCAGTAGCACGTATGATGCATTAGTCAGTGCGTGTATAGGGTTAAGATCTATCCCTGGAGTGAAGAGAGTGTTTAATTACATGATGAGTAATGGATTCGAACCTGATCAGTACATGAGAAACAGAATATTGCTTATGCATGTTAAATGTGGGATGATGATCCATGCACGTAAATGGTTTGACGAAATGCACGAGAGGAATCTGGTTTCTTGGAACACCATCATTGCTGGGCATGTGGACACAGGGGACTATGTAGAAGCTTTTAGGCTGTTTCTGATTATGTGGGAGGAGTTTTCTGATGCTGGGTCTCGGACTTTTGCCACCATGATCCAGGCGTCAGCTGGGTTGGGATTGATTTCTGCAGGGAAACAGTTACATTCGTGCACTTTGAAGATGGGAGTTGGGGATGATATATTTGTTTCTTGTGCTCTGATTGATATGTATAGCAAGTGTGGGAGCATTGAAGATGCTCATTATGTCTTTGATGAAATGCCAGAGAAAACTACAGTGGGGTGGAATACTATCATTGCAGGTTATGCGCTTCATGGCTACAGTGAAGAAGCTTTGGACATGTACTATGATATGCGTGATTCCGGTGTTAGAATGGACCATTTCACATTTTCTATAATAGTGAGAATATGTGCAAGATTAGCTTCTTTGGATTATGCTAAGCAAGCCCATGCTGCTCTTGTTCGTCATGTTTTTGGATCTGATATTGTAGCAAACACAGCTCTTGTTGACTTTTATAGCAAATGGGGAAGAATAGAAGATGCTCGGAATGTTTTCAACAAGATGCCTTGCAAGAATGTCATCTCCTGGAATGCCTTGATTGCTGGATATGGTAATCATGGTCGGGGAGATGATGCAATTGAGTTGTTTGAGCTGATGCTTCGACAAAGGATGAGACCAAACCATGTCACTTTTCTTGCTGTTTTATCTGCTTGTAGCTATTCTGGTTTATCAGAGCATGGGTGGGAAATTTTTCAAGCTATGGGTAGAGATTACACGGTAAAGCCACGGGCAATGCACTACGCATGTATGATCGAATTATTAGGTAGAGAGGGGCTCTTAGATGAAGCTTTTGCATTGATAAGAGGTGCTCCTTTCAAGCCTACAGCAAATATGTGGGCTGCACTATTGACAGCTTGTCGTGTCCATCAGAACTTAGAGCTTGGAAAATTTGCAGCTGAGAAACTTTATGGAATGGAACCAGAGAAGCTTAATAATTACATTGTGCTTTTGAATATATACAACAGTTCTGGCAAGTTAAAGGAAGCTGCGGCTGTCATCCAGACCTTGAGAAGAAAGGGTTTGAGAATGCTTCCAGCATGCAGTTGGATTGAAGTTAACAAAGAGACGAATGTTTTCCATTCTGGAGATAAAAGCCATGCCCAGAGAAAGGAGATCTATCAAAAAGTGGATTACTTGATGAAAGAAATTGCTAAGCATGGTTATGTTCCTGAGAATAAAACTTTGCTTCCTGATGTGGATGAACAAGAACAGCGCATATTGTCATACCATAGCGAGAAATTGGCAATTGCTTTTGGACTGATCAATACCCCATATTGGGTGCCTTTGCAAATTGTTCAGGGCCATCGGCTATGTAGCGACTGTCACAAAGCAATTAAGTTGATAGCTATGGTTACCAGGAGGGAAATTGTGGTGAAGGATGCCAGCAGATTCCACCATTTTAAAGATGGGAATTGTTCTTGTGGAGACTATTGGTGA